In the Oncorhynchus gorbuscha isolate QuinsamMale2020 ecotype Even-year linkage group LG05, OgorEven_v1.0, whole genome shotgun sequence genome, one interval contains:
- the LOC124035741 gene encoding cytochrome c oxidase assembly factor 5-like: MPKFYEAKEDGRACSGIREDFKACLLQHDLVVKEGKMPSQCLKEGHCKALQTSFFECKRSMLDNRSRFRGRKGY; this comes from the coding sequence ATGCCTAAATTCTACGAGGCCAAAGAGGATGGCAGGGCCTGCTCGGGAATCAGGGAGGACTTCAAGGCATGTCTCCTTCAACACGACCTTGTTGTAAAGGAGGGGAAGATGCCCAGTCAGTGTCTGAAGGAGGGCCACTGTAAGGCACTGCAGACCTCTTTCTTCGAGTGCAAGAGGTCCATGTTAGATAACCGGTCCAGATTCAGGGGAAGGAAAGGCTACTGA